One genomic region from Streptomyces sp. NBC_00457 encodes:
- a CDS encoding class I SAM-dependent methyltransferase, with translation MKDPSFRRSLALFRAFLHEQDDPDACYSLLARDAVDQVEAYGGPVGGRTVVDVGGGSGYVTEEFRRRGAHAFLFEPDVRELGEKPPDAAVIADGYLLPLYDSVADVAFSSNVLEHVDDPQTFLSELVRVTRPGGLIYVSFTNWLSPWGGHEWAPWHYFGAEWARARYRRRTGKPAKHTLGENLFTVHIGPTLRQVRARDDVTVVSARSRYWPFLAETVVKAPGIREVATWNLLLVLRRCPP, from the coding sequence TTGAAGGATCCGTCCTTTCGGCGGTCCCTTGCCCTCTTCCGTGCGTTTCTGCATGAGCAGGACGATCCCGACGCCTGCTACTCGCTGCTTGCCCGGGATGCCGTCGATCAGGTCGAGGCCTACGGCGGTCCTGTCGGCGGGCGTACCGTCGTCGATGTCGGTGGGGGCAGCGGGTACGTCACCGAGGAGTTTCGGCGGCGTGGTGCGCACGCGTTTCTCTTCGAGCCCGATGTACGGGAGTTGGGGGAGAAGCCTCCCGACGCGGCAGTGATCGCGGACGGGTATCTGCTTCCCCTGTACGACTCGGTCGCCGACGTCGCCTTCTCGTCCAATGTGCTCGAGCATGTCGACGATCCGCAGACGTTCCTGAGTGAGCTGGTGCGGGTGACCCGGCCCGGTGGGCTGATCTATGTGTCGTTCACCAACTGGCTGTCCCCGTGGGGCGGTCACGAGTGGGCGCCCTGGCACTACTTCGGTGCGGAGTGGGCCCGGGCCCGCTATCGGCGCCGTACCGGGAAGCCCGCGAAGCACACCCTCGGCGAGAACCTGTTCACCGTGCACATCGGCCCGACCCTGCGGCAGGTGCGTGCCCGGGACGACGTCACCGTCGTCTCGGCGCGTTCCCGCTACTGGCCCTTCCTCGCGGAGACCGTCGTCAAGGCGCCGGGCATCCGTGAGGTGGCCACCTGGAATCTCCTCCTCGTCCTCCGGCGGTGTCCTCCATGA
- a CDS encoding glycosyltransferase family 4 protein — translation MPQHVPSQLRAALPRAPQHPPAHPPPPRRIVFLAHRDLGNPAAGGSELLVDRLADGLTGLGHQVTLLCGGPASFRDYRVVSAGGEYGHFLRARSAFARQVGDCDLLVEVCNGMPYFAPMWHRGPTMCLVNHVHTDLWKMRFGGGPLAPAARIGRRLEQWALTGAQHRSLMVAVSPSTAHALRGIGVERDRIRVVHNGVEDPGPRADRSPEPLFVAVGRLVEYKRIDLLLRLWERVRPVTGGRLVIVGDGPERARLEQLAGAGVEFAGHVSEAEKHRLLCAAWLLVHPSAVEGWGLVVTEAATRETPAIAFDVPGLRDSVVDGETGVLAHGESSFAAAWCTLALSEHRRELMGKAARDRAARYRWDRTVRQFRAVASEAVRGWTP, via the coding sequence ATGCCCCAGCACGTGCCTTCCCAGCTGCGCGCCGCACTCCCCCGGGCGCCGCAGCACCCCCCGGCGCACCCCCCACCTCCGCGCCGAATCGTTTTCCTCGCCCATCGGGACCTGGGCAATCCTGCCGCCGGCGGTTCCGAGCTGCTTGTCGACCGGCTGGCCGACGGACTGACCGGCCTGGGCCACCAGGTGACCCTGCTGTGCGGCGGCCCGGCCTCCTTCCGTGACTACCGGGTCGTGTCGGCCGGCGGTGAGTACGGCCATTTCCTGCGCGCCCGTTCCGCCTTCGCCCGGCAGGTCGGCGACTGCGATCTGCTGGTCGAGGTGTGCAACGGCATGCCGTACTTCGCACCGATGTGGCATCGCGGGCCGACGATGTGCCTGGTCAACCATGTCCACACGGATCTCTGGAAGATGCGGTTCGGCGGCGGGCCACTGGCGCCGGCCGCCCGGATCGGACGAAGACTCGAACAGTGGGCGCTGACCGGTGCACAGCACCGCAGTCTGATGGTCGCCGTCTCCCCCTCGACGGCGCACGCCCTGCGCGGGATCGGCGTCGAACGGGACCGGATCCGTGTCGTCCACAACGGGGTCGAGGACCCCGGCCCACGCGCCGACCGCTCGCCCGAGCCGCTGTTCGTGGCGGTGGGGCGGCTCGTCGAGTACAAGCGGATCGATCTGCTGCTGCGGCTGTGGGAGCGGGTGCGGCCGGTGACGGGCGGGCGGCTGGTGATCGTCGGCGACGGGCCCGAACGCGCGCGGCTGGAGCAACTCGCCGGTGCGGGCGTGGAGTTCGCCGGGCATGTCAGCGAGGCCGAGAAACACCGGCTGCTGTGTGCGGCGTGGCTGCTCGTGCATCCCTCCGCGGTGGAGGGGTGGGGGCTGGTCGTCACGGAGGCGGCGACTCGTGAGACACCGGCGATCGCCTTCGATGTGCCGGGGCTTCGGGACTCCGTCGTGGACGGGGAGACCGGGGTTCTCGCGCACGGTGAGTCCTCGTTCGCGGCGGCGTGGTGCACGCTGGCGCTCTCGGAGCATCGGCGGGAGCTGATGGGGAAGGCGGCGCGGGACCGGGCGGCGCGGTATCGCTGGGATCGGACGGTTCGGCAGTTCCGGGCGGTGGCCTCTGAGGCGGTGCGGGGCTGGACGCCGTGA
- a CDS encoding DUF3068 domain-containing protein, which yields MRRTASPLSLILLGLGTFLLVLAPLLAWYVEPRAAVNPIDIDQTAVYQGTGSVFDVEQVETVPDQAITITQRVRGDVAESERSGRAAVWDVTTTVDTDKSLPAADPHDALDFVPHRWVSDRRTNRPVHCCGETPYIEGEAYLKFPFDVQKRDYQWWDNTGERTVTLRYRGEKKIQGYEGYRFTGTVPATKTGTRLVPGAIIDQPERSQVFAEEWYANHGIELVVDQATGRVLYAQTGPRRTLRAPGGDEDAAVLLDSRKISFTDETQEFAVERAKEDSGQLRLVGRTLPVGAAVAGFVLAAVGGVLVIRGRKRPENGEESEQYPPTLTM from the coding sequence ATGCGCCGTACTGCCTCACCGCTGTCCCTGATTCTGCTCGGCCTCGGCACGTTCCTGCTGGTGCTGGCGCCCCTGCTGGCCTGGTACGTGGAGCCGAGGGCCGCCGTGAATCCGATCGACATCGACCAGACCGCCGTCTACCAGGGCACGGGTTCCGTCTTCGACGTGGAGCAGGTCGAGACCGTCCCCGACCAGGCCATCACCATCACCCAGCGCGTCCGCGGCGACGTCGCCGAGAGCGAGCGCAGCGGACGGGCCGCGGTCTGGGACGTGACGACCACCGTCGACACGGACAAGTCCCTGCCGGCGGCCGATCCGCACGACGCGCTGGACTTCGTACCGCACCGCTGGGTCAGCGACCGCCGGACCAACCGGCCGGTGCACTGCTGCGGTGAGACGCCGTACATCGAGGGCGAGGCATATCTGAAGTTCCCCTTCGACGTGCAGAAACGCGACTACCAGTGGTGGGACAACACCGGCGAGCGCACAGTCACGCTGCGGTACCGGGGCGAGAAGAAGATCCAGGGGTACGAGGGCTACCGGTTCACCGGGACCGTTCCGGCCACCAAGACCGGAACGCGACTCGTGCCCGGCGCCATCATCGACCAGCCCGAGCGCTCCCAGGTCTTCGCCGAGGAGTGGTACGCCAACCACGGCATCGAGCTGGTCGTCGACCAGGCCACCGGCCGGGTGCTCTACGCCCAGACCGGCCCGCGCCGGACGCTGCGCGCGCCGGGCGGGGACGAGGACGCGGCGGTGCTCCTGGACAGCCGGAAGATCTCGTTCACGGACGAGACACAGGAGTTCGCGGTCGAGCGGGCCAAGGAGGACAGCGGGCAGCTGCGCCTCGTGGGGCGGACCCTGCCGGTGGGGGCGGCCGTGGCCGGATTCGTACTCGCGGCGGTGGGTGGCGTTCTGGTGATACGTGGGCGGAAACGTCCGGAAAATGGCGAGGAATCCGAACAATACCCACCGACCCTCACGATGTGA
- a CDS encoding PucR family transcriptional regulator: MKQPARSPAVSTRSAWLDVPRLQVRRFAAIAMSEAPDLAEEILREIRREYPHLPVVLDESGEPMALVGIRRAIEVFVQHLETAEGRPTVPPGVFQEFGRGEGLNGRSLDSLQAIYRMGVRLAWRRFADIGQRVDIPPPAMYELVDAGYEYLDGLVDQSVRGYAEAAARQAGERLRLQRRLMELLLAEHHRGDPADALSERAARIGWPLPEKVAVGVLLRPAREAVAPAVGQGVLLDMEYEQPRMVVPEPDAAGRPELLHRALTGWSGAIGPPVPLADAAKSLRWAEAAVRLMERGLLPAGDVLYCTEHTEALVLLQPEELLDDLALRCLAPLAHCGPTHGRRLAQTLLAWLETRGGAPEVAARLGVHPQTVRYRLRQIRELWGDEIDDPDRRFELELVLRAQRLRGRLGEVQG, translated from the coding sequence ATGAAGCAGCCTGCCCGCTCCCCGGCAGTGTCCACCCGGTCGGCCTGGCTCGACGTCCCGCGGCTCCAGGTCCGCCGGTTCGCCGCGATCGCCATGTCCGAGGCGCCCGACCTGGCCGAGGAGATCCTGCGCGAGATCCGCCGTGAGTATCCCCATCTGCCGGTCGTCCTCGACGAGTCCGGCGAGCCGATGGCCCTGGTCGGCATCCGCCGCGCCATCGAGGTCTTCGTCCAGCACCTGGAGACCGCGGAGGGCCGCCCGACCGTACCGCCGGGCGTCTTCCAGGAGTTCGGCCGCGGCGAGGGCCTCAACGGCCGCAGCCTGGACTCGCTGCAGGCGATCTACCGGATGGGCGTACGGCTGGCCTGGCGCCGTTTCGCCGACATCGGCCAGCGCGTGGACATCCCGCCTCCGGCGATGTACGAGCTGGTCGACGCGGGCTACGAGTACCTCGACGGCCTGGTCGACCAGTCGGTACGGGGCTATGCGGAGGCGGCGGCGCGGCAGGCCGGGGAACGGCTGAGACTGCAACGCCGCCTGATGGAACTCCTGCTCGCCGAGCACCACCGCGGCGACCCGGCCGACGCGCTCTCCGAACGGGCCGCCCGGATCGGCTGGCCGCTGCCCGAGAAGGTCGCGGTGGGCGTACTGCTGCGCCCCGCCCGGGAGGCCGTCGCCCCCGCGGTGGGCCAGGGCGTCCTCCTCGACATGGAGTACGAGCAGCCCCGCATGGTCGTCCCCGAACCGGACGCCGCCGGCCGCCCCGAACTGCTGCACCGCGCCCTGACCGGCTGGTCCGGCGCCATCGGCCCCCCGGTCCCCCTGGCGGACGCCGCGAAGTCACTGCGCTGGGCGGAGGCGGCCGTACGCCTGATGGAACGCGGGCTGCTCCCCGCCGGCGACGTCCTCTACTGCACCGAGCACACCGAGGCGCTGGTCCTGCTCCAGCCCGAGGAACTCCTCGACGACCTGGCCCTGCGCTGCCTCGCCCCCCTCGCCCACTGCGGCCCCACCCACGGCCGCCGGCTCGCCCAGACCCTGCTGGCCTGGCTGGAGACCCGCGGCGGAGCCCCCGAGGTGGCGGCCCGCCTCGGCGTCCACCCGCAGACCGTCCGCTACCGCCTGCGCCAGATCCGCGAACTCTGGGGCGACGAGATCGACGACCCGGACCGCCGCTTCGAGCTGGAGCTGGTGCTGCGGGCGCAGCGGTTGCGGGGGAGGCTGGGGGAAGTGCAGGGCTGA
- a CDS encoding IclR family transcriptional regulator: MGRLVPAVTRALDILELFLDGDGTLSAPDIVRKLQLPRTTVHELVTTLAARSYIVQVPGQPGRYRLGVRPYQLGSRYAEQLDLAAEGQQVARSVAETCDETVHVAILEGTDVIYIAKVDSTHAVRMVSAAGRRLPAHCTSVGKMLLASLPETELTARIPEDAELVAMTPNSITDPAALRETLDEIRERGIAVESRESNPDVSCVAAPVRDRTGKVVAALSISVPMIRWSDERRGELEQLAAKGAAELSERLGHRSVG, from the coding sequence GTGGGACGTCTCGTACCTGCCGTGACCCGGGCTCTCGATATTCTCGAGCTCTTCCTCGACGGGGACGGCACGCTCTCCGCCCCCGACATCGTGCGCAAGCTGCAGCTGCCGCGCACCACCGTGCACGAGCTGGTCACCACGCTCGCCGCCCGGTCGTACATCGTCCAGGTCCCGGGCCAGCCGGGTCGGTACCGGCTCGGTGTGCGGCCGTACCAGCTCGGCAGCCGGTACGCCGAGCAGCTGGACCTCGCCGCCGAGGGACAGCAGGTCGCCCGGTCCGTCGCCGAGACCTGCGACGAGACCGTGCATGTGGCGATCCTCGAGGGCACCGACGTCATCTACATCGCCAAGGTCGACTCGACGCACGCCGTGCGGATGGTCTCCGCCGCCGGACGCCGGCTGCCCGCGCACTGCACTTCCGTCGGCAAGATGCTGCTGGCCTCCCTTCCCGAGACGGAACTCACCGCGCGCATCCCGGAGGACGCCGAGCTGGTCGCGATGACCCCGAACAGCATCACCGACCCGGCCGCCCTGCGCGAGACCCTCGACGAGATCCGGGAGCGGGGGATCGCCGTCGAGAGCCGGGAGTCCAACCCCGACGTCTCCTGCGTCGCCGCGCCCGTCCGGGACCGCACCGGGAAGGTCGTCGCCGCGCTGTCCATCTCCGTGCCGATGATCCGCTGGAGCGACGAGCGGCGTGGTGAGCTGGAGCAGCTGGCCGCCAAGGGCGCGGCCGAACTGTCCGAGCGGCTCGGTCACCGGAGCGTGGGATGA
- a CDS encoding SMP-30/gluconolactonase/LRE family protein, translated as MTYRYEVAVRAEATLGEGPTWDAAAGRLIWVDILGGRVHTYEPATGRRTLRVVDQHVGAAKPRAGGGLVLNLVDGVGLLDADGGFRWLHRERVPGRRANDAAVAPDGSLWTGTMRYDEAPGGGTLSRVTGDGSVEVVLDDVAVSNGTGWSPDGRRMYYIDSPTRRVDVLDHEAGRISGRRPFAAIEEGAGFPDGLTVDADGCVWVALWDGGAVRRYTPDGELDRVVTLPTPRVTACAFGGADLTDLYVTTARVGLESPHPVAGSLLVVPGAGKGLAQPAFAG; from the coding sequence ATGACGTACAGGTACGAAGTCGCGGTACGGGCCGAGGCGACCCTCGGCGAGGGCCCGACCTGGGACGCGGCGGCCGGGCGGCTGATCTGGGTCGACATCCTCGGGGGGCGGGTGCACACGTACGAGCCCGCGACCGGCCGGCGAACGCTCCGGGTCGTCGACCAGCACGTGGGCGCCGCCAAGCCGCGCGCCGGCGGAGGGCTCGTCCTCAATCTCGTGGACGGCGTGGGCCTCCTGGACGCGGACGGAGGCTTCCGCTGGCTGCACCGCGAACGCGTCCCCGGCCGCCGCGCCAACGACGCCGCCGTCGCGCCCGACGGGTCGCTCTGGACGGGCACCATGCGGTACGACGAGGCGCCGGGCGGCGGCACCCTGTCCCGTGTCACCGGTGACGGATCCGTCGAGGTCGTCCTCGACGACGTGGCCGTCAGCAACGGCACCGGGTGGAGCCCCGACGGACGCCGCATGTACTACATCGACTCGCCGACCCGCCGCGTCGACGTCCTCGACCACGAGGCGGGGCGGATCTCCGGGCGCCGCCCGTTCGCCGCGATCGAGGAGGGCGCGGGCTTCCCCGACGGCCTCACCGTCGACGCCGACGGCTGTGTGTGGGTGGCGCTGTGGGACGGCGGGGCGGTACGCCGCTACACGCCGGACGGCGAGCTGGACCGGGTGGTCACCCTTCCGACCCCGCGGGTCACGGCGTGCGCGTTCGGGGGAGCGGACCTGACCGACCTCTACGTCACGACGGCGCGGGTGGGCCTGGAGTCCCCGCACCCGGTGGCGGGTTCGCTGCTGGTGGTGCCGGGGGCCGGAAAGGGGCTGGCACAGCCGGCGTTCGCCGGCTGA
- a CDS encoding NAD(P)/FAD-dependent oxidoreductase gives MLAARALAGLADRVVVVERDELPEESAPRKGLPQARHAHMLWSGGVRALEGLVPGVTGALREAGARRAPVTTDFVALSAHGWFRRWPESHHVILAGRDLLDATIRARVLADERIEVLGGTEVLGLLGGPAAVTGVRVRGHDGRERTVEAGLVVDATGRGSGAPRWLTALGLPAPRRREVDSGLAYASRLYLAPEQARGGFPVINVQPDPRDGGPGRAGFLLPIENGRWIVTLNGTRGGEPTPANASSDDFVRFAREELRHPLIGDLIARAEPLSDVAFTRTTVNRRYFYERMPAWPENFLVLGDALAAYNPVYGHGLAVGAQSALILRDMTRRHGWGAPGLSRRIQKAVARPVAAAWDLATGQDVFYPGATENGPTLRDRVLTAYVNRLMHTATGNGRIARRVTDVTSLERRAEVLLTPSVLLAAAVGPLKPPLSEPPLTGDELKRAGLR, from the coding sequence ATGCTCGCGGCCCGGGCCCTGGCCGGCCTCGCCGACCGGGTCGTGGTCGTGGAACGCGACGAGCTGCCCGAGGAGTCCGCGCCCCGCAAGGGGCTGCCGCAGGCGCGCCATGCCCACATGCTGTGGTCGGGCGGCGTCCGGGCGCTGGAGGGGCTGGTGCCGGGCGTCACCGGTGCGCTCCGGGAAGCCGGGGCGCGGAGGGCGCCGGTCACCACGGACTTCGTCGCCCTGTCGGCGCACGGCTGGTTCCGCCGCTGGCCGGAGTCCCACCACGTCATCCTGGCCGGGCGGGACCTCCTCGACGCGACGATCCGGGCCCGGGTCCTCGCGGACGAGCGGATCGAGGTGCTCGGCGGCACGGAAGTGCTGGGGCTCCTGGGCGGCCCGGCGGCCGTCACCGGGGTCCGGGTACGCGGGCACGACGGCCGGGAACGCACCGTCGAGGCCGGCCTGGTCGTCGACGCCACCGGCCGGGGCTCCGGGGCGCCCCGCTGGCTGACGGCGCTCGGGCTGCCCGCACCGCGGCGGCGCGAGGTCGACTCCGGCCTGGCGTACGCCAGCCGGCTCTACCTCGCTCCCGAACAGGCCCGCGGCGGCTTCCCCGTCATCAACGTGCAGCCCGACCCCCGGGACGGCGGCCCCGGCCGGGCGGGCTTCCTCCTGCCCATCGAGAACGGCCGCTGGATCGTCACCCTGAACGGCACCCGCGGCGGCGAACCCACCCCCGCGAACGCCTCCTCCGACGACTTCGTCCGCTTCGCCCGCGAGGAACTGCGGCATCCGCTCATCGGCGACCTGATCGCACGGGCCGAGCCGCTGTCCGACGTGGCGTTCACCCGCACCACCGTCAACCGGCGCTACTTCTACGAGCGGATGCCGGCCTGGCCCGAGAACTTCCTGGTCCTCGGCGACGCGCTGGCCGCGTACAACCCGGTCTACGGCCACGGGCTCGCCGTCGGAGCCCAAAGCGCCCTGATCCTGCGCGATATGACCCGCCGTCACGGATGGGGCGCACCCGGGCTGTCCCGTCGTATCCAGAAGGCGGTGGCCCGGCCGGTCGCGGCGGCGTGGGATCTGGCGACCGGGCAGGACGTGTTCTACCCGGGAGCGACGGAGAACGGGCCGACGCTGCGGGACCGCGTGCTGACCGCGTATGTCAACCGGCTCATGCACACGGCCACCGGCAACGGCCGGATCGCCCGCCGCGTGACCGACGTGACGTCGCTGGAGCGGCGGGCGGAGGTGTTGCTCACGCCGTCGGTTCTGCTGGCGGCGGCGGTGGGGCCGTTGAAGCCACCGCTGAGCGAACCGCCGTTGACCGGGGACGAGTTGAAGCGGGCGGGCCTGCGGTGA
- a CDS encoding MAB_1171c family putative transporter, whose amino-acid sequence MAAGNVLSDLHISYWLPTAVLTAALAIKLPSILKLWRDPLLRAVGGLLLFACAVFVFAAPSTIAWTNRVTGVPNIAAPWVYSLLTALSASWLLLVVHWRNGRTERHAQTRRATRWVVSVYAGVVVALWVLFALADVPVEQIRDLDTYYANTPFMREEILLYLIAHTVACSITARLVWNWIRTDGLDGWLRWGLRFLGVGYATNLLFSAAKLTAVVARWTGHDLDWLNTNIAPSAACIAATLVATGFIVPHAGQYLQERWLVRHRHRSLKPLARLMRTVSGRREPFALRATPEMRLIRRETFIRDALLQLSRHLDEDLRGRSYDAALTLGFEPGRAHALAAAVTILDAMETERRSPDGDGTSTPDTTYLLQEIQAVSEALRKPEEIKAVRARAAVPAEKQVGKDDRRDIARQA is encoded by the coding sequence CTGGCGGCGGGAAACGTCCTCAGCGACCTGCACATCTCCTACTGGCTCCCGACCGCCGTGCTGACCGCCGCCCTGGCGATCAAACTGCCCAGCATCCTCAAGCTGTGGCGGGACCCGCTGCTGCGCGCCGTCGGCGGACTGCTCCTGTTCGCCTGCGCGGTGTTCGTCTTCGCGGCCCCCAGCACCATCGCCTGGACCAACCGGGTCACCGGCGTCCCCAACATCGCGGCCCCCTGGGTGTACTCCCTGCTCACCGCGCTCTCCGCGTCCTGGCTGCTGCTGGTCGTCCACTGGCGCAACGGCCGTACCGAGCGCCATGCGCAGACCCGGCGCGCGACCCGGTGGGTGGTCTCCGTCTACGCGGGTGTGGTCGTCGCGCTGTGGGTGCTGTTCGCGCTCGCGGACGTACCCGTGGAACAGATCCGGGACCTGGACACCTACTACGCCAACACGCCCTTCATGCGCGAGGAGATCCTCCTCTACCTCATCGCGCACACCGTGGCCTGCTCGATCACGGCCCGGCTCGTCTGGAACTGGATCCGCACCGACGGCCTGGACGGCTGGCTGCGCTGGGGACTCAGGTTCCTCGGGGTCGGCTATGCGACGAACCTGCTCTTCAGCGCCGCCAAGCTCACGGCCGTCGTCGCCCGGTGGACCGGCCACGACCTGGACTGGCTGAACACCAACATCGCACCGTCGGCCGCCTGCATCGCGGCCACCCTGGTGGCGACCGGCTTCATCGTCCCGCATGCCGGCCAGTACCTGCAGGAACGCTGGCTGGTGCGCCACCGCCACCGCAGCCTGAAACCCCTGGCCCGCCTGATGCGGACGGTCTCGGGCCGCCGCGAGCCCTTCGCCCTGCGCGCGACCCCCGAGATGCGCCTGATCCGCCGCGAGACGTTCATCCGCGACGCGCTTCTCCAGCTCTCCCGGCACCTCGACGAGGACCTGCGTGGACGGTCCTACGACGCGGCCCTCACCCTCGGTTTCGAACCCGGCCGGGCCCATGCCCTGGCCGCCGCCGTGACGATCCTGGACGCCATGGAGACCGAGCGGCGCTCCCCGGACGGCGACGGCACGAGCACCCCCGACACCACATATCTGCTGCAGGAGATCCAGGCCGTGTCCGAGGCCCTGCGCAAACCCGAGGAGATCAAGGCGGTACGCGCCCGCGCGGCCGTCCCGGCAGAAAAGCAGGTCGGCAAGGATGACCGCCGTGACATCGCGAGGCAAGCTTGA
- a CDS encoding toxin-antitoxin system, toxin component family protein: MGIAGARNSAGRVATALRRARTSSVMRELAGELGAAVRARPHPPSGVHEVCRALCEEMSVRRGGRPVELRFERFPEEIEVTGLWVEFQDFDLVIVEERAEAVQQLVILGHELWHLHAGHRHHHGIGTAAAHALAGPRGWDDLALTVAARNGSRQTDEAEADDFGHRLAAAFRPYLSGQGGRPSLDPLERSMGYRGRRGTKR, from the coding sequence ATGGGCATCGCGGGCGCGCGCAACAGTGCGGGGCGGGTCGCCACAGCACTGCGGCGCGCGAGAACCAGCTCCGTGATGCGCGAACTCGCCGGCGAACTCGGCGCCGCGGTACGGGCCAGGCCCCATCCACCTTCCGGGGTGCACGAGGTGTGCCGGGCGCTGTGCGAGGAGATGAGCGTGCGCCGCGGCGGACGGCCCGTCGAGCTGCGCTTCGAGCGGTTCCCCGAGGAGATCGAAGTCACCGGTCTGTGGGTGGAGTTCCAGGACTTCGACCTGGTCATCGTGGAGGAGCGGGCCGAGGCGGTGCAGCAACTGGTCATCCTGGGCCACGAGTTGTGGCACCTGCACGCCGGGCACCGCCACCACCACGGCATCGGCACGGCCGCCGCCCATGCCCTGGCCGGACCCCGCGGCTGGGACGACCTCGCCCTGACGGTCGCTGCCCGCAACGGCTCCCGGCAGACGGACGAGGCGGAGGCGGACGACTTCGGGCACCGGCTGGCGGCGGCGTTCCGGCCGTATCTGTCGGGCCAGGGCGGCAGGCCGTCCCTCGACCCGCTGGAGCGGTCCATGGGCTACCGCGGGCGCAGAGGCACGAAGCGGTGA
- a CDS encoding extracellular solute-binding protein, protein MGQPGLNRRQLLAAAGGLAVAGSFGFAALGTGADALASGADTRVRYWNLFSGGDGYNMIAMLDAFRKDNPDIAVKDSTLQWGSPFYTKLAMAAAGSRAPDLGVMHMGRVTGFSPGRLLDAWDVDLLAKYGVRQQDFNPQLWNRGVIDGELYAVPLDIHVQLCFYRRDVLKKAGLLGDDGRMVPVTSADEWFDVLKEAKRATKKGLQTFGFWHSDQNFQWWFFVAFYTQLGGTWFNDAGTEVTFDTDKATQVLEFLRRHITDGYADPNFGGGAGAEQFVNGSPFVWEGNWSVPVFDAAKVDYGATPLPPVFGKQATHAESHAFVLPHQSDRGGPANEAAHQLAAYIVKDARQWALGGHIPAYRPILSTAAYKKMTPQNEYVSAMDHQATEPKVWFAGSTGILAQDIGPIVVSSTTGSAKPDAAARRMKSELTRLLATKNPMDGRTAAQGGAVA, encoded by the coding sequence ATGGGACAACCCGGCCTGAATCGCAGGCAACTTCTGGCCGCGGCAGGCGGATTGGCGGTCGCGGGCAGCTTCGGCTTCGCCGCACTCGGCACGGGCGCCGACGCGCTCGCCTCCGGCGCGGACACCCGGGTGCGCTACTGGAACCTCTTCAGCGGCGGCGACGGCTACAACATGATCGCGATGCTGGACGCCTTCCGTAAGGACAACCCGGACATCGCGGTGAAGGACTCCACCCTCCAGTGGGGCAGCCCCTTCTACACCAAGCTCGCCATGGCGGCCGCGGGCAGCCGCGCACCCGACCTCGGCGTCATGCACATGGGCCGGGTCACCGGGTTCTCGCCCGGCCGCCTCCTGGACGCCTGGGACGTCGACCTGCTCGCCAAGTACGGCGTGCGGCAGCAGGACTTCAACCCCCAGCTGTGGAACCGCGGCGTCATCGACGGCGAGCTCTACGCCGTCCCGCTCGACATCCACGTCCAGCTCTGCTTCTACCGCAGGGACGTACTGAAGAAGGCGGGGCTGCTCGGCGACGACGGCCGGATGGTCCCGGTCACCTCCGCCGACGAGTGGTTCGACGTGCTGAAGGAGGCCAAGAGGGCCACGAAGAAGGGCCTGCAGACCTTCGGCTTCTGGCACAGCGACCAGAACTTCCAGTGGTGGTTCTTCGTCGCCTTCTACACCCAGCTCGGCGGCACCTGGTTCAACGACGCCGGCACCGAGGTCACCTTCGACACCGACAAGGCCACCCAGGTCCTGGAGTTCCTGCGCCGGCACATCACCGACGGATACGCCGACCCGAACTTCGGGGGCGGCGCGGGCGCCGAACAGTTCGTCAACGGCTCCCCGTTCGTCTGGGAGGGCAACTGGTCGGTACCGGTCTTCGACGCCGCGAAAGTCGACTACGGCGCCACCCCGCTGCCGCCCGTCTTCGGCAAGCAGGCCACCCACGCCGAGTCGCACGCCTTCGTCCTGCCGCACCAGTCCGACCGCGGCGGCCCCGCCAACGAGGCCGCACACCAACTCGCCGCCTACATCGTCAAGGACGCCCGGCAGTGGGCGCTCGGCGGCCACATCCCCGCCTACCGGCCGATCCTGTCCACAGCCGCGTACAAAAAGATGACCCCGCAGAACGAGTACGTCTCCGCCATGGACCACCAGGCCACCGAGCCCAAGGTGTGGTTCGCGGGCTCGACCGGCATCCTCGCCCAGGACATCGGCCCGATCGTCGTCTCCTCGACGACGGGCTCCGCCAAGCCGGACGCCGCCGCCCGCCGGATGAAGAGCGAGCTCACCAGGCTGCTGGCGACGAAGAACCCCATGGACGGCAGGACCGCCGCGCAGGGAGGTGCGGTCGCATGA